Proteins encoded by one window of Ochrobactrum sp. BTU1:
- a CDS encoding LysR family transcriptional regulator: MERLTALTAFRRTAEKGSFAEASRGLGMTPAAIGKNVAELEARLGVRLFNRTTRRMSLTEAGLMYLSRIVPLLDGLDEADQAMGPLNSKPIGTLRVAAPMTTTLVCLSRAIPKFLEQFPDIKLDLDLNDRRVDIVRDGFDLAIRGSDALEDTSLTARKLMTLPHVLCASPRYLEAAGTPVTPEDLKGHNCIRFSLSGHADVWEFYNGDERVSVPVQGRYSVTTSLAVRDALLEGFGLSLIPLRYVAEDLATGRLVSLLPDWTKVELSVYAIYPSRHQLSPKLRVFLDFVVAELRQF; encoded by the coding sequence ATGGAACGATTAACAGCTCTTACGGCTTTTCGCCGCACTGCTGAGAAAGGCAGCTTCGCAGAAGCTTCAAGAGGCCTTGGGATGACTCCTGCCGCGATAGGAAAGAACGTTGCCGAGCTCGAAGCTAGGCTTGGCGTTCGCCTGTTCAACAGAACCACGCGACGGATGAGCCTGACAGAGGCCGGATTGATGTACCTCTCGCGCATTGTACCTCTTCTTGACGGGCTTGATGAGGCGGATCAGGCTATGGGGCCGCTCAATTCGAAGCCGATTGGTACGCTTCGCGTCGCGGCGCCGATGACCACGACCTTGGTCTGCCTATCACGAGCTATTCCGAAATTTCTCGAGCAATTTCCTGATATCAAACTGGACCTTGACCTGAACGACAGGCGTGTTGATATCGTTCGCGACGGTTTCGACCTTGCGATCCGCGGAAGCGACGCGCTCGAGGACACGAGCCTTACAGCTCGCAAACTGATGACCCTACCGCACGTCTTGTGCGCGTCACCTCGATACCTGGAGGCTGCGGGAACACCCGTGACACCTGAAGATTTGAAGGGGCATAACTGTATCCGTTTCAGTCTTTCCGGCCATGCCGACGTTTGGGAGTTCTACAACGGGGACGAGCGAGTATCGGTCCCAGTACAAGGTCGCTATTCGGTTACGACCAGCCTCGCGGTTCGCGATGCCCTGTTGGAGGGCTTTGGCCTGAGTTTGATACCCTTACGTTACGTGGCTGAGGATCTTGCCACTGGCCGCCTCGTTTCTCTTTTGCCAGACTGGACCAAGGTTGAATTGTCGGTCTATGCCATCTATCCGTCTAGGCATCAACTTTCGCCGAAGCTCAGGGTATTCCTCGATTTCGTGGTCGCGGAATTGCGGCAATTCTAA
- a CDS encoding DMT family transporter, producing the protein MTHTTTAGHSSSSGCRGHGVDVLITAIAPTVWGSTYIVTTEFLPSGYPVTVAALRALPAGLLLLAIVRQLPTGVWWWRSFILGILNFTVFWSLLFVSAYRLPGGVAATVGSIQPLVVVVLARVLMDARLKLGGILAALVGIGGVGLLVLAPNAKLDMIGIFAGTGAAVSMAFGTVLSRKWQPPVSALTFTAWQLTAGGLLLAVLALLLEPMLPSPSLQNMAGFLWLGLIGAAATYIIWFRGVSRLEPALVSSLGFLSPLTAVILGWVFLGQFLTLVQILGVLLVLISILTTKRQSLKDRQPGAAPRSPAPRNL; encoded by the coding sequence ATGACACATACAACAACGGCCGGTCACAGTTCTTCCTCGGGGTGTCGCGGCCATGGCGTCGATGTTTTGATAACCGCGATTGCTCCGACGGTCTGGGGCAGCACCTATATCGTCACGACAGAATTTCTGCCATCTGGATATCCTGTCACAGTTGCGGCGCTCAGGGCACTCCCGGCGGGTCTTTTGCTTCTCGCGATCGTCAGGCAGTTGCCTACAGGAGTGTGGTGGTGGCGCAGCTTCATTCTCGGGATTCTCAACTTCACAGTCTTCTGGTCACTTTTGTTCGTATCGGCCTATAGGCTGCCTGGAGGCGTCGCTGCAACTGTCGGCTCTATCCAACCTCTGGTCGTGGTCGTTCTTGCCCGTGTCCTGATGGACGCGCGGTTGAAGCTTGGTGGGATTCTTGCGGCCTTGGTCGGAATAGGCGGTGTCGGGCTTCTTGTGCTGGCTCCGAATGCGAAGCTGGACATGATTGGCATCTTTGCGGGCACGGGGGCGGCAGTCTCGATGGCATTCGGAACAGTGCTGAGCCGCAAGTGGCAACCTCCCGTCTCAGCTCTGACGTTCACGGCCTGGCAACTGACGGCAGGCGGATTGTTGTTGGCTGTTCTGGCACTTTTGCTCGAACCCATGCTGCCGTCACCGAGCTTGCAGAATATGGCAGGTTTCCTGTGGCTTGGTCTGATCGGGGCCGCAGCAACCTACATCATCTGGTTTCGTGGTGTATCCCGTCTTGAGCCCGCACTCGTGTCGTCCCTAGGCTTCCTCAGCCCGTTGACCGCCGTGATCCTCGGGTGGGTTTTTCTCGGTCAATTTCTAACGTTAGTCCAGATTCTAGGGGTACTCCTGGTTCTCATCAGCATACTCACAACGAAGCGTCAGTCTCTGAAAGACCGGCAACCGGGAGCCGCACCTCGTAGTCCAGCGCCTCGCAACCTCTGA
- a CDS encoding LysR family transcriptional regulator, whose translation MKFDLIDLRIFVSAIEGGSLTAAANQNNIVVAAVSARLKKLEESFNLKLFDRTGRGIRPTLAGEIFARNARKIIDDARRAQTALDDFSDGRGGHVRLLSNTNMLAEHIPHTLGTFLAAHPDVTVSVEDKPSLEVVSLLRNGEADIGIVASSADMSGLESWRFVPDRLVLVTPIEHPLAASPVNYSRILDFKLIGLPKHTALMQFMSRLANELGRAVDYRTRAENFESVCLMVKCGAGIAIVPQSAALRYGRYMAINVTEIDEGWADRNLYLCVRNELQLPSYAASLLDHLRRYAQEVT comes from the coding sequence GTGAAATTCGATCTAATTGACCTGCGCATTTTTGTATCCGCCATCGAAGGTGGTAGCCTCACCGCTGCTGCAAATCAGAACAATATTGTTGTGGCGGCAGTCAGTGCGCGACTAAAAAAGTTGGAGGAATCCTTTAATCTCAAACTGTTCGACAGAACGGGGCGCGGTATTCGCCCGACGCTTGCAGGTGAAATTTTTGCGCGGAACGCGCGCAAGATTATCGACGATGCGCGGAGGGCACAGACCGCACTTGATGATTTTTCCGATGGTCGCGGCGGTCATGTACGGTTACTATCGAACACGAATATGTTAGCGGAACATATCCCTCATACCCTTGGGACATTTCTTGCAGCACACCCCGATGTGACGGTCAGCGTCGAGGACAAACCTAGTCTTGAAGTCGTGAGCTTGCTAAGAAACGGAGAAGCAGACATTGGCATTGTCGCATCTTCTGCAGACATGAGCGGCTTGGAAAGCTGGCGTTTTGTGCCCGACAGGCTAGTCCTTGTTACGCCAATCGAACATCCGCTTGCAGCATCGCCCGTGAACTATTCTAGAATCCTCGATTTCAAATTAATTGGTTTGCCAAAACACACAGCCTTGATGCAGTTTATGAGCAGGCTTGCCAATGAGCTCGGCCGCGCCGTCGATTACCGGACCCGAGCCGAGAACTTTGAAAGCGTTTGTCTCATGGTTAAATGCGGTGCAGGCATAGCAATTGTCCCACAATCGGCTGCGCTTCGTTACGGGCGCTACATGGCTATAAACGTCACGGAAATTGATGAGGGGTGGGCCGATCGCAATCTCTACCTTTGCGTAAGGAATGAATTACAACTACCTAGTTATGCGGCAAGCTTGCTTGATCACCTTCGTCGCTATGCACAAGAAGTTACCTAA
- a CDS encoding MFS transporter yields the protein MMDSISTRKAVSTRWAAVVVIVASGITAALQVGKAAIAAPLLQHDFGIALTAIGWLAGIFAVIGLIGGIPTGAFVARFGARRILIIGLLITTAGAALSAAAPGLPSLFSGRIIEGAGFLLVTVAAPSLLEEVTRPSDRDLAFALWSCFMPVGMATAMLVGPLFDNWQTMWWASSALALVICLAVPLFISAGEKGQNTSWSRLRGESMIVLRDRRAVGLAITFSLYSLMFFAVFSFLPVLLMERLQVSHQMAGVLSALVSAVNVIGNLTAGLLLSKGFSRPALLIAACLVMGLASFGVFLPVLPVSTAFGLCLLFSAIGGVVPAILLSSAPIMAPTAGLTPIVMGLIVQGNNLGQLLGPAAIGGALERFGWDSAAYIVAGAALIAVLMVTSTIRQVGSE from the coding sequence ATGATGGACTCGATTTCAACAAGGAAAGCGGTGTCCACGCGCTGGGCTGCCGTGGTCGTCATAGTTGCCAGCGGGATTACAGCCGCCTTGCAAGTTGGAAAGGCCGCGATTGCAGCGCCCCTGTTGCAGCATGATTTTGGCATCGCACTGACGGCGATCGGCTGGCTGGCAGGAATATTTGCGGTAATCGGCCTTATAGGTGGCATTCCAACGGGTGCGTTTGTCGCGCGCTTCGGTGCGAGACGCATCCTCATCATCGGACTTTTGATTACCACAGCCGGCGCAGCGCTTAGCGCGGCGGCACCGGGACTACCAAGCCTGTTTTCCGGCCGAATTATCGAAGGGGCGGGCTTCCTGCTCGTGACGGTCGCTGCACCGTCATTGCTCGAAGAAGTTACACGACCATCTGATCGTGACCTGGCCTTCGCCCTTTGGAGCTGCTTCATGCCCGTCGGCATGGCGACAGCGATGCTAGTCGGACCGCTGTTTGACAACTGGCAGACGATGTGGTGGGCAAGCAGCGCGCTGGCACTCGTGATCTGCTTGGCCGTTCCACTCTTCATTTCTGCCGGCGAAAAAGGCCAAAACACGTCCTGGAGCCGCTTACGCGGCGAAAGCATGATCGTGCTGCGCGACCGGAGAGCCGTGGGACTCGCGATCACATTTTCGCTCTATAGCCTAATGTTCTTCGCTGTCTTCAGCTTCCTGCCGGTGCTGCTGATGGAGCGGCTACAGGTCTCGCACCAGATGGCCGGCGTGCTCAGCGCGCTGGTCTCAGCCGTGAACGTCATCGGCAATTTGACAGCGGGACTACTCCTTTCCAAGGGCTTTAGCCGCCCTGCTCTCCTTATAGCTGCATGCCTCGTTATGGGGCTGGCCAGCTTCGGGGTATTTCTCCCCGTGCTGCCGGTAAGTACGGCCTTCGGCCTATGCCTGTTGTTTTCGGCGATAGGCGGTGTGGTTCCGGCTATACTGCTGTCCTCCGCGCCAATTATGGCGCCAACGGCAGGGTTGACCCCAATTGTTATGGGCCTGATCGTTCAGGGCAACAATCTCGGACAGCTACTTGGTCCAGCAGCTATCGGTGGAGCACTGGAACGATTTGGCTGGGATTCAGCAGCCTACATTGTGGCGGGGGCGGCTCTCATTGCCGTGCTAATGGTGACCTCGACGATCAGGCAGGTCGGCTCAGAATAG
- a CDS encoding nitroreductase family protein, whose amino-acid sequence MEIAIVPLHQINHEPETIIDAIERRVSTNHYDTDASIDDAMLCELVRLATLAPTAFNLQNWRFIAVRSLTAKELLWEASGRQDKIKAAAATFIVCGRNPKTIDLQRILRLSVTAGFMPETVALGWVDAVHHMYGNDPQMQRDEAIRSATFGAANLMYAAAGYGLATGAMVGFDPIAVSRDFGLAGDEVPVLLMTVGKATANNWPQKPRCDLREVLEFA is encoded by the coding sequence ATGGAGATAGCCATTGTGCCTTTGCATCAAATCAACCACGAGCCCGAAACTATCATCGACGCGATCGAACGTCGCGTTTCGACCAACCACTACGATACAGATGCAAGCATCGATGATGCGATGCTCTGTGAGCTTGTTCGACTGGCCACACTCGCACCAACCGCATTCAATCTTCAGAACTGGCGTTTCATCGCTGTACGCTCGCTGACGGCAAAAGAGCTGTTGTGGGAGGCATCGGGTCGACAAGACAAAATAAAGGCAGCGGCCGCCACTTTCATCGTCTGCGGTCGCAATCCCAAAACGATTGATCTCCAGCGAATTCTTCGCCTCTCCGTTACTGCGGGGTTCATGCCGGAAACAGTTGCGCTCGGCTGGGTTGATGCTGTTCACCACATGTATGGGAATGATCCGCAAATGCAGCGCGACGAAGCGATCCGATCTGCGACTTTCGGCGCTGCGAACCTGATGTACGCGGCAGCCGGTTACGGCCTGGCAACGGGGGCCATGGTTGGTTTCGATCCCATTGCGGTCAGTAGAGACTTCGGACTTGCCGGTGATGAAGTCCCCGTCCTGCTGATGACTGTCGGGAAAGCCACGGCCAATAACTGGCCGCAGAAACCCCGGTGTGATCTGCGCGAAGTACTGGAGTTCGCATGA
- a CDS encoding LysR family transcriptional regulator, translating into MLDALTLDQLRTFVTIADSGSFRSAAQKLSRVQSGVSATIANLENTLGVELFDRSGYKPTLTSQGQLLLGNARDIILRVDVLRAQAQGFAHGVETELAISVDTLFPMREVARAISQMRHDYPAVAVHVWSEAMGGPLDALRKNRCALSVMVGEEFRDPRIKFEPLKTVRQVSVVASTHPLALRDEGRPLELMDVADHLQIVLTDPSDISAGRDFGVVSSKTCRVNSQDTKHQLILGGAGWGRLPYWLVERDLEQGTLVCLNVSAVGFNGEVTSSAYVAHRRDEALGPAAQKLADLLISQEFVDQSALNTPF; encoded by the coding sequence ATGTTGGACGCCCTTACGCTCGATCAGCTACGGACATTCGTCACGATTGCCGACAGCGGCAGCTTCCGGTCCGCAGCTCAGAAACTTTCACGCGTCCAGTCGGGTGTAAGCGCAACCATCGCCAACCTTGAGAACACTCTTGGCGTTGAACTGTTTGACCGTTCTGGGTACAAGCCTACCTTGACATCACAGGGACAGTTATTGCTTGGCAACGCCCGCGACATCATTCTGCGAGTGGACGTATTACGAGCCCAAGCGCAGGGCTTCGCGCATGGTGTCGAAACGGAACTCGCGATTTCTGTCGATACGCTCTTCCCGATGCGGGAGGTCGCCCGCGCAATCTCACAGATGCGACATGATTATCCTGCTGTTGCCGTTCATGTATGGTCGGAAGCCATGGGCGGTCCTCTCGATGCGCTTCGAAAGAACCGTTGTGCGCTTTCGGTGATGGTTGGTGAAGAGTTCCGCGACCCCCGCATCAAGTTTGAGCCGCTGAAAACCGTAAGGCAGGTCTCGGTCGTCGCTTCGACCCATCCGCTGGCCCTCCGCGATGAGGGCCGTCCACTGGAGCTGATGGATGTTGCCGATCATCTCCAAATTGTTCTGACCGATCCATCCGACATATCCGCAGGCCGAGATTTCGGGGTCGTTTCATCAAAGACCTGCCGCGTCAACTCCCAGGATACCAAACACCAGCTCATCCTCGGGGGAGCAGGCTGGGGGCGGCTCCCCTATTGGCTAGTTGAACGGGACTTGGAACAAGGAACGCTGGTGTGCCTCAATGTCAGCGCCGTAGGTTTCAATGGCGAGGTCACGTCGAGTGCTTATGTCGCCCACCGCCGCGACGAGGCGCTAGGTCCCGCAGCGCAGAAACTTGCCGATCTGTTGATCAGCCAGGAATTTGTTGATCAGAGCGCGTTAAACACTCCGTTTTAA
- a CDS encoding ABC transporter substrate-binding protein, which yields MRKFLLALAATVAFAGTAMAEPVRISVGSYNLNNLPFPVAQGLGLYEKEGLDVTVENFASGGSKTLQALVAGSTDIAVGFYDHTIQMQSQNKAVVGFVVLARNSGLVLAGGNSSTFDPAKPETIKGAKIGITAPGSSSDFFVRYYLQRHNLSADDIALIGVGSGSAAVAALEQGKIDLLVNYDPAATFIEAKGVGKILIDGRSDDGAKEIYGGIYPTSVLYATQNYIDSNPQTIQKVTNATVKALEWMNTHSAEEIVEKLPKEFISGDRETYIKAVQNAKAIFSTDGKFDEEDTETPLVVLKSFNKKVGATEIDLSKTYTNSFVDKAAHAATN from the coding sequence ATGCGTAAATTTTTGCTCGCCTTGGCAGCAACTGTAGCTTTTGCCGGAACGGCAATGGCTGAACCGGTCCGTATCAGCGTCGGGTCTTACAATCTCAATAACTTACCCTTTCCTGTTGCGCAGGGACTGGGCCTTTATGAGAAAGAAGGACTAGACGTCACGGTCGAAAATTTTGCTTCCGGCGGTTCAAAGACCTTGCAGGCACTCGTTGCCGGATCGACCGATATTGCTGTGGGTTTCTACGACCACACGATCCAGATGCAGTCACAGAACAAGGCCGTGGTTGGCTTCGTCGTATTGGCGCGCAACTCCGGGCTTGTTCTTGCTGGTGGGAACAGTTCAACATTCGACCCAGCAAAACCTGAGACAATTAAGGGTGCAAAAATCGGTATTACCGCACCGGGATCTTCATCGGACTTCTTCGTTCGTTATTATCTACAGCGCCATAATCTTTCTGCAGATGATATTGCTTTGATCGGCGTTGGTTCCGGCTCGGCTGCGGTTGCGGCTCTTGAACAGGGCAAGATCGACCTGCTGGTTAATTATGATCCTGCTGCGACATTTATCGAAGCCAAAGGCGTCGGAAAAATTCTCATTGACGGACGCAGCGACGACGGTGCCAAAGAAATCTACGGGGGCATTTATCCAACATCAGTTCTCTATGCCACGCAAAACTACATCGATAGCAATCCCCAAACCATTCAAAAAGTCACCAACGCTACAGTTAAAGCACTGGAATGGATGAACACCCATTCGGCAGAGGAAATCGTTGAAAAGCTACCTAAGGAATTCATCTCTGGCGACCGCGAGACGTACATTAAAGCCGTACAGAATGCCAAGGCGATCTTCTCCACGGATGGAAAGTTCGATGAAGAAGATACCGAAACACCATTGGTTGTTCTGAAGAGCTTCAACAAAAAAGTTGGGGCAACCGAAATCGATCTATCGAAAACATATACAAACAGCTTCGTCGATAAAGCAGCGCACGCGGCTACGAATTAG
- a CDS encoding LysR family transcriptional regulator encodes MSINCEILDLRAFLAIVELESFHRAADTLNMSQPALSRRIQKLELAIGAPLLERTTRHVSLTALGTELLPLVRRMLEEFDGSLFAVRDPAVQRGGLVTIACLPTAAFYFLPKVIKQFNIEYPNIRFRILDLPATDGLQAVARGEVEFGINIMGTADPDLIFDRLVEDPFVLAASKDHPLAEKSEVGWDDLAPYHLITVHRSSGNRTLLDGALAKSNIKLRWFYEVTHLSTSLGLVEAGLGISVLPQMATPQGEHPLLITRPIRNPEISRTIGVVRRRGGTLSPAAERFLKMLIGTWGSF; translated from the coding sequence ATGAGCATTAATTGTGAAATACTAGACTTAAGAGCATTTCTCGCAATCGTTGAACTGGAGAGTTTTCACAGGGCGGCTGATACATTGAACATGTCCCAGCCAGCACTGAGCAGGCGCATCCAGAAGTTGGAATTGGCCATTGGTGCGCCATTGTTGGAGCGCACCACTCGACATGTTTCGCTTACAGCCCTTGGCACGGAACTATTGCCTCTGGTGCGGCGTATGCTGGAGGAGTTTGACGGCTCACTTTTTGCGGTGCGTGATCCTGCCGTTCAGCGCGGCGGCCTAGTGACTATTGCATGTCTACCGACAGCAGCATTCTACTTCCTGCCGAAAGTTATAAAGCAGTTCAATATCGAGTATCCAAACATCCGATTCAGAATTCTTGACCTTCCAGCCACTGATGGATTGCAGGCTGTTGCACGGGGAGAGGTGGAGTTCGGTATCAATATCATGGGAACAGCCGACCCGGATCTGATCTTTGATCGGCTTGTCGAGGACCCCTTCGTTCTTGCTGCCAGCAAAGATCATCCTCTTGCGGAAAAATCCGAAGTCGGCTGGGACGACTTAGCACCTTATCATTTGATCACAGTTCATCGCTCAAGCGGCAATCGAACATTGCTCGATGGAGCTTTGGCAAAATCCAACATTAAACTTCGTTGGTTTTATGAAGTAACTCACTTGTCAACCTCTCTCGGTCTTGTGGAGGCGGGGTTAGGCATATCTGTGTTACCGCAAATGGCTACACCGCAAGGAGAGCATCCACTTTTAATTACGAGGCCTATTCGAAACCCCGAGATCTCAAGAACTATAGGCGTTGTAAGACGCAGGGGGGGCACGTTATCGCCGGCAGCGGAGCGATTCCTCAAAATGTTGATCGGCACATGGGGGAGTTTTTGA
- a CDS encoding 4-oxalomesaconate tautomerase — MNDLMSIPCVLMRGGTSKGPFFLSSDLPPDRNERDQILLSIMGSGHPLQIDGIGGGNPVTSKVAIVGPSTIPGADVDYLFAQVRIDQQLVDTAPNCGNMLAAVGPFAIEAGLMKAQNTMTIVRIHNVNTGKLIEAEVPTPDGKVSYLGDASIDGVPGKAAPIALTFMDAAGARTGKLFPTGASDEMIEDLAVTCIDCAMPMVLINAEALNLSGYESAPELNVNTALLVKLERVRIEAGRRMGMGDVTNQVTPKPVLISRPKCGGDINVRYFMPHDCHPSLATTGAVGIATACITADTVASKLIGLRKPPLVMTIEHPSGHLDVKLQEREGKIIAGILRTARRLFDGHVFAKPVKQIVCAA; from the coding sequence ATGAACGATCTGATGTCTATACCCTGTGTATTGATGCGAGGCGGCACATCGAAAGGCCCATTCTTTCTGTCATCCGATCTTCCACCGGATCGCAACGAACGTGATCAGATTCTGCTTTCGATCATGGGTTCCGGTCATCCGCTCCAGATCGATGGTATTGGTGGCGGAAACCCTGTGACCAGTAAAGTTGCAATCGTCGGTCCATCGACAATTCCCGGTGCCGATGTTGACTATCTTTTCGCTCAAGTCCGTATCGATCAGCAATTGGTCGATACCGCACCTAATTGCGGCAACATGCTTGCAGCTGTTGGCCCGTTTGCAATTGAAGCGGGACTGATGAAAGCGCAGAACACAATGACGATTGTTCGCATTCACAACGTCAACACGGGGAAGCTAATAGAGGCAGAAGTGCCGACACCTGATGGTAAAGTTTCATATCTCGGTGATGCCAGCATTGATGGTGTACCCGGGAAAGCTGCTCCGATTGCGCTAACTTTCATGGATGCCGCAGGTGCACGAACTGGGAAATTGTTCCCTACCGGTGCTTCCGATGAGATGATTGAAGATTTGGCCGTGACATGCATTGATTGCGCGATGCCAATGGTTCTTATCAACGCTGAAGCTCTTAATTTGAGCGGGTACGAGAGCGCGCCGGAACTCAATGTTAACACTGCGCTTCTTGTAAAGCTTGAACGCGTGCGAATCGAGGCCGGCAGGCGTATGGGCATGGGTGACGTTACCAATCAGGTCACACCCAAGCCGGTACTCATCAGCAGACCAAAATGCGGCGGCGATATCAATGTGCGTTACTTCATGCCACATGATTGTCATCCGTCCCTTGCCACAACTGGCGCAGTGGGCATCGCAACCGCCTGCATAACGGCTGATACGGTCGCATCGAAACTCATCGGACTTCGTAAACCGCCGCTTGTGATGACGATCGAGCATCCCAGCGGCCACCTCGACGTCAAGCTACAGGAGCGTGAGGGAAAGATAATTGCCGGAATACTACGCACAGCCCGGCGTCTATTTGACGGTCATGTGTTTGCTAAGCCTGTCAAACAGATCGTTTGCGCGGCATAA
- a CDS encoding cytochrome c has protein sequence MAFGSEAIADEPNAELIAKGRYIATASDCAACHTAPHGGQPFAGGYGITSPLGTIFSTNITPSKADGIGTYTEEEFAHAVRDGVAKDGSHLYPAMPYTAYAKMTDEDVKALYAYFMHEVKPVDHQPQKTELPFPFSVRTSMAAWNLLFLDKTRFTSNSNKSQEWNRGAYLSEALAHCSTCHTPRNDLMAERASQALSGGSLGSWYAPNITSDPVSGIGDWSQDELVQYLRTGHVAGKAQAAGPMAEAIEHSLQHLTDEDLKAIAVYVKDVAPVSSGTKTPRDKFGKPSVTEYALRGLPGEKPNESGFRIFSGVCANCHQMNGEGNKHYPSLFHNTVTGAERSDNLLSAILFGVNRTVDGETAFMPGFGPDAFYTDHLSDQDVADVSNYVLAQYGNPDVKVTPADVKLIREGGPKPLIAKLAPFAAPAIVIGILILITVIVWLVRRRKRLMRA, from the coding sequence ATGGCATTCGGATCAGAGGCGATAGCTGATGAGCCGAATGCGGAACTGATCGCCAAGGGGCGCTATATTGCCACTGCATCGGATTGTGCAGCCTGCCACACGGCGCCTCACGGCGGTCAGCCCTTTGCAGGTGGTTATGGCATCACGTCACCGCTTGGCACGATTTTTTCGACAAATATTACGCCATCAAAGGCCGATGGCATTGGCACTTACACTGAGGAAGAATTTGCGCATGCCGTCCGTGATGGTGTTGCGAAAGATGGTTCGCATCTTTATCCGGCTATGCCTTACACGGCCTATGCGAAGATGACAGACGAAGACGTGAAAGCGCTTTACGCCTATTTCATGCATGAGGTGAAGCCAGTTGATCATCAGCCGCAGAAGACTGAACTGCCGTTCCCATTCAGCGTACGTACGTCAATGGCGGCATGGAACCTTCTGTTCCTTGATAAGACGCGTTTCACCTCGAATTCCAACAAATCTCAAGAGTGGAACCGTGGTGCATATCTCTCTGAAGCGCTGGCACATTGCAGTACTTGTCATACACCACGCAATGATCTGATGGCCGAGCGGGCTAGCCAAGCACTTTCCGGTGGTTCGCTCGGTTCCTGGTATGCGCCAAACATTACCTCTGATCCAGTCAGTGGTATTGGTGACTGGTCACAGGATGAATTGGTGCAATATCTGCGCACAGGTCATGTTGCGGGCAAGGCGCAGGCGGCAGGTCCTATGGCAGAAGCCATCGAACACAGTCTCCAGCATTTGACCGATGAAGATCTGAAAGCGATTGCGGTATACGTAAAGGATGTGGCTCCGGTTTCGTCCGGCACCAAAACTCCGCGCGACAAGTTCGGCAAACCATCAGTAACAGAATATGCGTTGCGCGGTCTTCCGGGGGAAAAACCAAATGAAAGTGGCTTCCGGATTTTCAGTGGTGTTTGTGCAAACTGCCATCAGATGAATGGTGAAGGCAACAAGCATTATCCGTCGCTGTTCCACAACACGGTTACGGGTGCAGAGCGTTCAGACAATCTACTTTCCGCAATCCTATTTGGTGTCAATCGCACGGTAGACGGGGAAACGGCATTCATGCCGGGTTTCGGTCCAGATGCTTTCTATACAGACCATCTTTCCGATCAAGATGTTGCCGATGTCAGCAACTATGTGCTGGCGCAATACGGTAATCCGGATGTCAAAGTGACGCCCGCCGATGTCAAACTGATCCGCGAGGGTGGACCGAAGCCGCTGATTGCCAAACTCGCACCATTTGCGGCACCGGCGATCGTGATCGGTATTCTGATCCTTATAACGGTCATTGTCTGGCTGGTTCGTCGCCGCAAGCGTCTAATGCGCGCCTGA
- the wrbA gene encoding NAD(P)H:quinone oxidoreductase, whose protein sequence is MTKVLVLYYSSYGHVETMAMAVADGARETGATVAVRRVPELVPEVVAATSGYKVDQSAPVGTVAELADYDAIIIGTPTRFGNMASQVKNFLDQTGKLWFDDKLVGKVGSVFTSTGSRHGGQETTILSTQTVLFHLGMIIVGLPYSFKGQMRMDEITGCSPYGASTLADDGHGGHRTVSENELDGARFQGRHVAEITSALVAGRLARGS, encoded by the coding sequence ATGACGAAGGTGCTGGTGCTTTACTATTCCTCCTATGGGCATGTTGAGACAATGGCTATGGCGGTGGCCGATGGCGCGCGTGAGACGGGGGCTACCGTGGCGGTTAGGCGGGTGCCTGAGCTTGTTCCCGAAGTGGTTGCTGCAACATCCGGATATAAGGTCGACCAGTCTGCGCCGGTCGGAACGGTGGCTGAACTAGCGGATTACGATGCCATCATCATCGGAACACCGACCCGCTTCGGCAATATGGCGTCCCAGGTGAAGAACTTTCTCGACCAGACCGGTAAGCTCTGGTTCGATGACAAGCTGGTCGGAAAAGTGGGCAGCGTCTTCACCTCAACGGGCAGCCGGCATGGCGGGCAAGAAACAACGATCCTGTCCACCCAGACCGTCCTGTTCCACCTCGGCATGATCATTGTCGGCCTCCCCTACAGCTTCAAGGGCCAGATGCGAATGGACGAAATCACCGGTTGCTCTCCCTATGGCGCATCGACGCTCGCTGATGATGGTCACGGAGGGCATCGCACGGTCAGTGAAAACGAGCTTGATGGCGCGCGCTTCCAGGGACGGCATGTCGCCGAGATCACGTCCGCACTCGTGGCCGGCCGCTTAGCACGAGGCTCATGA